In Mercenaria mercenaria strain notata chromosome 13, MADL_Memer_1, whole genome shotgun sequence, a single window of DNA contains:
- the LOC128548038 gene encoding toll-like receptor 2: MVLFKYIVFLVLRTDVLGVSENLFPNDDCKHTGSLLHCTIIPRQIPNNVTHVFIQELENVKGITVGSLKGRNWENIKFLHISDAGTDKSKSFQEIKPYAIATLTSLEELKIVSIQFYRLYENSFAGLDHLKVLNFTGCEQLRISYITRAIMGIKTLPKLEVLSMTYISTLSAVEFDEDFFNALAPKPITLIDIHQMDVNDKIADHRYLNGIPDTIQYINISGTAWPRGVFRNSDISVRFDNLRLLNASYTVLPNSFLSLIKHLPSILGNAYKLTVYHLTVISNVETVDISGINNQNYPAELYNLTVHLEDTEYSEWRMKNVILKNNKLKHLDLTFPCYKSNLESLDFSLNEIEFLQPKLCPCCYNLQEINLSNNKLFKMADRHYSLFAQLIVSYPNLKRLMLSSNQLTRIPKEMFQGNENLETIDLSDNLLQQITFNLNNLINLKVLNLRNNRISVLDQNSMKILNSLFVTNNLFQNISGILQMANNPFSCSECDSLESIKWLSTTTHMQGDITCKNPQGNFIPVDHNAATFVQEECDRPIRIRNTILLSVLLPISTITFTILSLYKWQKYQQQKHYKKNMEEKLQQIQNNKLETKYLVFLSFSSFDYNFLYNNVYEPLKHHLQEKTGTDRDLICFGDKNFQLGKPINDEMVLCLQESAIVMLLLSRNFCHSEFCRMEFDMALLMKKPFILMMKEELDEKEMVPSLQQLFKRNTRLLWERQGNNFHLRTSWDNVCNSILELVP; this comes from the coding sequence atggtTCTATTTAAGTATATTGTATTCTTAGTTTTAAGAACTGATGTTCTTGGTGTATCTGAAAACCTTTTTCCAAATGATGATTGCAAACATACAGGGTCGTTACTGCACTGTACTATAATTCCAAGACAAATACCGAACAATGTGACACATGTTTTCATACAGGAATTAGAAAACGTCAAAGGAATTACCGTTGGTTCTTTGAAAGGAAGAAATTGGGAAAATATTAAATTCTTACATATATCGGATGCTGGTACTGATAAAAGTAAATCTTTTCAAGAAATAAAACCATATGCTATAGCAACGCTTACAAGCTTAGAGGAACTAAAAATTGTTTCCATTCAGTTTTACAGATTGTACGAAAACTCATTTGCTGGACTTGATCATCttaaagttttaaactttaccgGATGCGAACAACTACGTATATCCTACATAACTCGTGCAATAATGGGTATAAAGACGCTACCAAAACTAGAAGTTCTTTCAATGACTTACATAAGTACCTTGTCAGCAGTggaatttgatgaagatttttttaatgcaTTGGCGCCAAAGCCTATCACGCTAATTGATATACATCAAATGGATGTTAATGACAAGATAGCCGACCACAGATACCTCAATGGAATACCTGATACCATACAATACATAAATATATCTGGCACAGCTTGGCCTCGAGGTGTATTTCGGAACAGTGACATTTCTGTTCGATTTGACAACCTGAGATTGCTTAATGCAAGCTACACAGTTTTACCTAATTCTTTTTTATCACTTATCAAACATTTGCCTTCTATCCTAGGAAACGCCTATAAATTAACTGTTTACCACTTAACAGTGATTTCAAATGTAGAAACAGTGGACATATCTGGGATAAATAATCAGAATTACCCTGCTGAATTGTACAATCTTACAGTTCATCTTGAAGACACAGAATATTCAGAATGGAGGATGAAAAAcgtgattttaaaaaataacaaactgaAACATTTAGATTTAACATTTCCATGTTACAAATCTAATTTGGAAAGTTTAGATTTTTCTCTTAATGAAATTGAATTTCTGCAACCAAAGCTCTGCCCATGCTGTTACAATCTTCAAGAAATCAATCTCTCAAAcaataaacttttcaaaatggcTGACAGGCATTACTCTCTATTTGCACAGCTGATTGTTTCCTATCCAAATCTCAAAAGGCTTATGCTTTCTTCAAATCAACTGACTAGAATTCCAAAGGAAATGTTTCAAGGAAATGAGAATTTAGAAACAATTGACTTATCCGATAATCTCCTCCAACAGATCACATTCAATCTCAACAATCTCATTAATTTGAAAGTACTCAACCTAAGAAACAACAGAATCTCAGTCTTGGATCAAAACTCAATGAAGATCCTGAATTCACTGTTTGTTACCAACAACCTATTTCAAAATATCTCTGGAATTCTTCAGATGGCCAACAACCCATTCTCATGCTCTGAATGTGACAGTTTAGAATCAATAAAATGGCTTTCAACGACAACTCATATGCAAGGGGACATAACCTGCAAGAATCCTCAAGGAAATTTCATCCCTGTTGACCATAATGCTGCGACTTTTGTACAAGAAGAATGTGACAGACCAATTCGCATAAGAAATACAATACTTTTGTCTGTGCTGTTACCAATATCAACTATAACATTTACCATTCTTAGCCTGTATAAATGGCAGAAGTATCAGCAACAGAAACATTACAAGAAGAACATGGAGGAAAAACTTCAACAAATTCAAAACAACAAACTTGAGACAAAATATCTTGTGTTCCTATCATTCAGTAGTTTTGATTACAACTTTCTTTACAACAATGTTTATGAACCGCTTAAACATCATTTACAAGAAAAAACAGGAACTGACAGAGACTTGATATGTTTCGGTGACAAAAACTTCCAATTAGGAAAACCAATCAATGACGAAATGGTTCTTTGTCTTCAAGAATCGGCTATTGTGATGTTACTCCTTTCTCGTAATTTTTGTCACAGTGAATTCTGCAGAATGGAGTTTGATATGGCCCTCCTTATGAAGAAACCATTCATTCTCATGATGAAAGAGGAACTAGATGAAAAAGAAATGGTACCCAGCTTGCAACAGCTCTTTAAAAGAAACACAAGATTATTATGGGAAAGACAGGGAAACAATTTCCACCTAAGAACATCCTGGGATAATGTGTGTAACTCAATTTTAGAACTTGTTCCATAG
- the LOC128548040 gene encoding toll-like receptor 2 yields the protein MDLLAYIGLLVYNSVCVAAEMNIINDGCVQTGQAIHCDIIPEQIPDNVTQVFLQAIQTVRVMTAENLNGSNWENIKFLQIFDATSTKNRNSLEVIGTYAMTKLWLLEELQIVSVQLRILYRNSFAGLKNLKILNFTGCELLRMSYITKSISGVNTLPMLEVFSMSFVSSQYGVDLDEEFFKALAPKPIKLLDMHQIEINNKIEHQRYLKGITDTLEYLNVSKTNWPQKIFGNWDFNVRFDKLKLLNASYTSTSFVSLSKYLPLIMRNTYELTIQRMTMASNVETVDVSGINDQNYRAEFHNLTVHLVGTGYSEWRMKNIILKNNKLKHLDITFPCYKSNLESLDFSLNEIEFLQPKLCPCCYNLQEINLSNNKLFKMANRNYSLFAQLIVSYPNLKRLKLSSNQLTRIPKEMFQRNKNLETIDLSDNLLQQITFNLNNLSNLKVLDLRNNRISVLDQNSMKILNSLLVTNNLFQNISGILQIANNPFSCSECGTLASIKWLSTTTHMQGDITCKNPQGNFIPVDHNAATFVQEECDRPIRIRNTILLSVLLPISTITFTILSLYKWQKYQQQKHYKKNMEEKLQQIQNNKLETKYLVFLSFSSFDYNFLYNNVYEPLKHHLQEKTGTDRDLICFGDKNFQLGKPINDEMVLCLQESAIVMLLLSRNFCHSEFCRMEFDMALLMKKPFILMMKEELDEKEMVPSLQQLFKRNTRLLWERQGNSFYLRTSWDNVCNSILDLVP from the coding sequence ATGGATCTACTCGCttatattggattattggtttacAATTCTGTATGTGTTGCTGCTGAAATGAATATTATAAATGATGGCTGTGTACAAACTGGACAAGCTATACACTGTGACATCATTCCTGAACAAATACCTGACAATGTGACACAAGTTTTCCTACAAGCAATACAAACTGTCAGGGTTATGACTGCTGAGAATTTGAATGGAAGTAATTGGGAAAATATAAAATTCTTGCAAATTTTTGATGCCACTAGCACGAAAAACAGAAACTCTTTAGAAGTAATAGGAACTTATGCTATGACTAAACTTTGGTTGCTGGAAGAACTACAAATTGTTTCTGTACAATTGAGAATATTATATCGAAATTCATTTGCTGgactgaaaaatcttaaaatattaaactttactGGCTGTGAACTATTACGTATGTCATATATAACCAAGTCCATCTCTGGTGTCAATACCTTGCCAATGCTGGAAGTGTTTTCAATGTCATTTGTAAGCTCACAATATGGTGTCGACTTGGACGAGGAATTCTTTAAAGCTCTTGCCCCAAAGCCAATAAAACTACTTGATATGCATCAAATTGAAATCAATAATAAAATAGAGCACCAAAGATACCTTAAAGGAATTACTGATACTTTagaatatttaaatgtttcaaagacaaactggccacaaaaaatatttggaaactgGGATTTCAATGTACGATTTGACAAGCTGAAACTTCTAAATGCCAGTTATACATCAACATCTTTTGtatctttatcaaaatatttaccaCTTATCATGAGAAATACATACGAATTAACTATACAACGCATGACAATGGCATCAAATGTAGAAACGGTGGATGTATCTGGGATAAATGATCAGAATTACCGTGCTGAATTTCATAATCTTACAGTTCATCTTGTGGGCACTGGATATTCAGAATGGAggatgaaaaacataattttaaaaaataacaaactgaAACATTTAGATATAACATTCCCATGTTACAAGTCAAATTTGGAAAGTTTGGATTTTTCTCTTAATGAAATTGAATTTCTGCAACCAAAGCTCTGCCCATGCTGCTATAATCTTCAAGAAATCAATCTCTCAAAcaataaacttttcaaaatggcCAACAGGAATTACTCTCTATTTGCACAGCTGATTGTTTCCTATCCAAACCTCAAAAGGCTTAAGCTTTCTTCAAATCAACTGACTAGAATTCCAAAGGAAATGTTTCAAAGAAACAAGAATTTAGAAACAATTGACTTATCCGATAATCTCCTCCAACAGATCACATTCAATCTCAACAATCTTAGTAATTTGAAAGTACTCGACCTAAGAAACAACAGAATCTCAGTCTTGGATCAAAACTCAATGAAGATCCTGAATTCACTGCTTGTGACCAACAACCTATTTCAAAACATCTCTGGAATTCTTCAAATAGCCAACAACCCATTCTCATGCTCTGAATGTGGCACTTTAGCCTCAATAAAATGGCTTTCAACGACAACTCATATGCAAGGGGACATAACCTGCAAGAATCCTCAAGGAAATTTCATCCCTGTTGACCATAATGCTGCGACTTTTGTACAAGAAGAATGTGACAGACCAATTCGCATAAGAAATACAATACTGTTGTCTGTGCTGTTACCAATATCAACTATAACATTTACCATTCTTAGCCTGTATAAATGGCAGAAGTATCAGCAACAGAAACATTACAAGAAGAACATGGAGGAAAAACTTCAACAAATTCAAAACAACAAACTTGAGACAAAATATCTTGTGTTCCTATCATTCAGTAGTTTTGATTACAACTTTCTTTACAACAATGTTTATGAACCGCTTAAACATCATTTACAAGAAAAAACAGGAACTGACAGAGATCTGATCTGTTTCGGTGATAAAAACTTCCAATTAGGAAAACCAATCAATGATGAAATGGTTCTTTGTCTTCAAGAATCGGCTATTGTGATGTTACTCCTTTCTCGTAATTTTTGTCACAGTGAATTCTGCAGAATGGAGTTTGATATGGCCCTCCTTATGAAGAAACCATTCATTCTCATGATGAAAGAGGAACTAGATGAAAAAGAAATGGTACCCAGCTTGCAACAGCTCTTTAAAAGAAACACAAGATTATTATGGGAAAGACAGGGGAATAGTTTTTACCTTAGGACATCCTGGGATAATGTGTGTAACTCAATTTTAGATCTAGTTCCATAA